One stretch of Eupeodes corollae chromosome 2, idEupCoro1.1, whole genome shotgun sequence DNA includes these proteins:
- the LOC129946401 gene encoding glucose dehydrogenase [FAD, quinone]-like: MEFLPPECAARSAGPGNKLMSLLFHTLISSYCSISEPSMWPMDYGHTLATKGLDTYDFVVVGAGSAGAVVAGRLSENPDWKVLLLDAGGDPPIEEEVVGWHITTQHSAWDWQFQTEPNGKSCQGMKGERCHWPRGKMLGGTNGMNAMIYARGTRKDFDDWAAWGNPTWGYDDVLNYFRKAENLRSPRTGYKMGDHGKGGPMGLNNFVSDNEFRHTLRAGIEEMGYPVVTDFTEGSFVGYMDVLGTQEKGRRITTVHSHILPVKDRQNLHIIRNAHVKKLNIDSEKRVTGLTFVHEGTREYTVNVRKEVVVSAGAIGTPHILMLSGIGPKAHLEEHAIPVVVDSPVGKNLKDHASLPMIFRIDKSSATPAAEAELVDALYNLLMGRESKLLHHEATSFTGFINTTSLTGPNPDIQTTHFFSRVNSPELKHYVEATGYTEGVAKSVLKANEKTNTVIIYMLQLKPKSMGEVTLASANYLDAPKMQPNYNEDDEDLQTYIRACNIYSKLVDTKAFKQREAELHKLDLPRCNDLPYKSDEYWKCYTSYMTKTVYHPVSTAKMGPESDKSAVVDWRLKVRGVKGLRVADASIMPDIVAANTNAAVIMIGEKAADMIKEDWAGKTKDEL, from the exons TCGTTCTGCCGGACCGGGGAATAAATTAATGTCCTTGTTGTTCCACACTTTGATCAGTTCGTATTGTTCGATATCAGAGCCATCTATGTGGCCAATGGATTATGGACACACTTTGGCAACTAAAGGATTGGACACATATGACTTTGTGGTGGTTGGAGCTGGATCGGCTGGAGCTGTGGTAGCTGGACGATTATCGGAGAATCCTGATTGGAAAGTTTTACTTTTGGATGCTGGTGGTGATCCGCCAATTGAAGAAGAg gttgttGGATGGCACATTACTACACAACATTCTGCATGGGACTGGCAATTCCAAACCGAACCAAACGGCAAATCATGTCAAGGAATGAAAGGTGAACGTTGTCACTGGCCCAGAGGAAAAATGCTTGGCGGTACAAATGGAATGAATGCGATGATATATGCACGTGGAACACGCAAGGACTTTGACGACTGGGCTGCTTGGGGTAATCCTACATGGGGCTATGAtgatgttttgaattatttccgCAAGGCCGAAAACCTCCGATCTCCACGAACTGGTTATAAAATGGGCGATCACGGAAAAGGCGGCCCAATGGGTTTGAACAATTTTGTCAGTGACAACGAATTCCGGCATACTCTACGGGCAGGAATTGAAGAAATGGGCTATCCCGTAGTGACTGACTTTACCGAAGGCTCATTCGTCGGCTATATGGATGTGCTGGGTACACAGGAAAAGGGACGTCGCATCACAACAGTTCACTCACACATTTTGCCAGTGAAGGACCGCCAGAATTTGCACATCATCCGAAATGCTCATGTCAagaaattgaatattgacagTGAGAAACGCGTCACCGGACTGACATTCGTTCACGAAGGCACTCGAGAGTACACAGTGAATGTTCGCAAGGAAGTCGTGGTGTCTGCCGGAGCAATCGGAACTCCTCATATTCTTATGTTGTCCGGTATTGGACCCAAGGCCCATCTGGAGGAACATGCAATCCCTGTAGTTGTAGATTCaccagttggtaaaaatttgaaggATCACGCTAGTCTCCCAATGATCTTcagaattgacaaatcatctGCCACTCCAGCAGCTGAGGCAGAACTTGTTGATGCGCTTTATAATTTGCTTATGGGCCGTGAGAGCAAACTTTTGCACCACGAAGCAACTTCATTCACAGGATTTATTAACACCACAAGCCTCACTGGTCCAAACCCTGATATTCAGACAACACACTTCTTCAGTCGTGTCAACAGTCCCGAGCTGAAGCACTACGTTGAAGCGACAGGTTACACCGAAGGTGTCGCAAAGTCTGTTCTCAAAGCCAACGAGAAGACTAACACTGTCATCATCTACATGCTCCAGCTGAAGCCCAAATCCATGGGTGAGGTGACTTTGGCCAGTGCCAATTACTTGGATGCTCCAAAGATGCAACCCAACTATAACGAAGACGATGAAGATCTTCAAACTTACATCAGAGCCTGCAACATTTACTCGAAACTTGTCGACACAAAGGCTTTCAAACAACGTGAAGCCGAGCTTCACAAGCTTGACTTACCTCGTTGCAATGACTTGCCTTACAAATCAGACGAGTACTGGAAGTGTTACACTTCATATATGACTAAGACTGTATACCATCCCGTGAGTACGGCCAAAATGGGTCCGGAGAGTGATAAGTCAGCTGTTGTTGACTGGAGACTGAAGGTACGCGGAGTTAAAGGTCTTCGTGTGGCCGATGCTAGTATCATGCCTGATATTGTGGCAGCAAATACAAATGCAGCTGTGATTATGATTGGAGAGAAGGCTGCCGATATGATCAAGGAAGATTGGGCGGGCAAGACCAAGGATGAGTTGTAG